One genomic region from Granulimonas faecalis encodes:
- a CDS encoding HAD-IC family P-type ATPase: protein MTEERPAGGVAPPADPTPAGGLTDVRAARELAEGRGNRDTSAGTRSTADIVRSNLCTLFNAVNVALAALVFTTGSYRNMLFLFVVAANAAIGIFQELRSKRALDRLTILAARPVRVRREGREVEVPADDVVLGDLVLLAHGAQVPCDCLVREGSCLVNESLLTGESRPQAKAPGDTLLSGSFVVSGSVCAQATAVGPDSFAARIGAEAKTAKPVNSQIMATLRFIVRLGTCVLVPVGLALFLRSYLAGGGWSSSVLTTVAAVVGMIPQGLILLTSTVLAVATVRLAERNVLVQQLYCIEALARVDVLCLDKTGTITSGAMTVRELVPVGGTREAALSALAAVMGANAGDANETARAFLSYLEGEGVAAEPAVRAVPFSSERKYSGCVTAGGAYAVGALQFLFPDGAPAGAAPVVAGFPATARVLAVCAVDGFDGDDRPVGAPRLLALAAVADEVRPSAPETLAFFREQGVRLNVISGDDPRTVSAIAAEAGVPDAGSWVDATTLRTPEEVEDAAARYRVFGRVTPQQKRGLVRALQRQGRTVAMTGDGVNDVLALREADCSVAMASGSDAARAVAEIVLVDNDFASMPHVVDEGRRSINNLQRSASLFLVKTVFSMAVGLLCVLFPPYPLLPIQLTLVSVTLTGIPSLVLALEPNRDRVRGSFLANVLSRSVPASAGIVLGLGALVLARGALGFDDAQVSTVATCVVAVLGVALIYAVSRPLNALRRTLLATMAAATVLGITAFGPFFEVAPFSGAMLPFLVLASAAGCALFAVLYKKGGEATDSGRGPYVSFASYLEEREHAHS, encoded by the coding sequence GTGACAGAAGAACGACCCGCGGGGGGCGTCGCGCCCCCCGCCGACCCCACACCGGCCGGCGGCCTCACGGACGTCCGGGCCGCCCGGGAGCTCGCGGAGGGGCGGGGCAACCGCGACACCTCCGCCGGGACGCGCTCCACGGCAGACATCGTGCGCTCCAACCTGTGCACGCTCTTCAACGCCGTCAACGTGGCGCTCGCGGCCCTCGTCTTCACGACGGGCTCCTACCGCAACATGCTCTTCCTGTTCGTGGTGGCCGCGAACGCCGCCATCGGCATCTTCCAGGAGCTCCGCAGCAAGCGGGCGCTCGACCGCCTCACCATCCTCGCCGCCCGGCCCGTGCGGGTGCGCCGGGAGGGCAGGGAGGTAGAGGTCCCGGCCGACGATGTCGTCCTGGGCGACCTCGTGCTCCTCGCCCACGGGGCCCAGGTCCCCTGCGACTGCCTCGTGCGCGAGGGCTCGTGCCTCGTCAACGAGTCGTTGCTCACCGGCGAGTCGAGGCCCCAGGCCAAGGCACCCGGCGACACGCTGCTCTCGGGCTCCTTCGTCGTGTCGGGCTCCGTCTGCGCCCAGGCCACGGCCGTGGGCCCGGACTCCTTCGCCGCCCGCATCGGCGCCGAGGCCAAGACGGCCAAGCCGGTGAACTCCCAGATCATGGCCACCCTGCGTTTCATCGTGCGCCTGGGCACCTGCGTGCTCGTCCCCGTGGGCCTGGCGCTGTTTCTGCGCTCCTACCTCGCGGGGGGCGGCTGGTCGTCCTCCGTGCTCACCACCGTGGCCGCCGTCGTGGGCATGATCCCCCAGGGGCTCATCCTGCTCACGTCCACGGTGCTCGCCGTGGCCACGGTGCGCCTCGCCGAGCGGAACGTGCTCGTGCAGCAGCTCTACTGCATCGAGGCCCTGGCGCGGGTGGACGTCCTCTGCCTGGACAAGACCGGCACCATCACCTCCGGCGCCATGACCGTGCGCGAGCTCGTCCCGGTGGGGGGGACCCGGGAGGCGGCCCTCTCGGCCCTCGCCGCCGTCATGGGCGCCAACGCCGGCGACGCCAACGAGACTGCCCGTGCCTTCCTCTCGTACCTCGAGGGCGAGGGCGTCGCCGCCGAGCCCGCCGTGCGCGCCGTGCCCTTCTCGAGCGAGCGCAAGTACTCCGGCTGCGTCACCGCGGGCGGCGCCTACGCGGTGGGCGCGCTCCAGTTCCTGTTCCCCGACGGCGCGCCGGCCGGTGCCGCCCCGGTGGTCGCGGGCTTCCCGGCCACGGCCCGCGTGCTGGCCGTGTGCGCCGTGGACGGCTTCGACGGCGACGACCGCCCCGTGGGCGCGCCGCGCCTCCTGGCCCTCGCCGCCGTGGCCGACGAGGTCCGCCCCTCAGCCCCCGAGACCCTGGCGTTCTTCCGGGAGCAGGGCGTGCGCCTCAACGTCATCTCGGGCGACGACCCGCGCACGGTGTCGGCCATCGCTGCGGAGGCCGGAGTGCCCGACGCCGGCTCGTGGGTGGACGCCACGACGCTGCGCACCCCTGAGGAGGTCGAGGACGCCGCCGCCCGGTACCGGGTGTTCGGCCGCGTGACGCCGCAGCAGAAGCGCGGCCTCGTGCGCGCCCTCCAGCGGCAGGGCCGCACCGTGGCCATGACCGGCGACGGCGTGAACGACGTGCTGGCCCTCCGAGAGGCCGACTGCTCCGTGGCCATGGCCTCGGGCTCCGACGCCGCCCGCGCCGTGGCCGAGATCGTCCTCGTGGACAACGACTTCGCCTCCATGCCCCACGTGGTGGACGAGGGCCGGCGCTCCATCAACAACCTCCAGCGATCGGCCTCGCTCTTCCTCGTGAAGACGGTCTTCTCCATGGCCGTGGGTCTGCTCTGCGTCCTCTTCCCGCCCTATCCGCTGCTGCCGATCCAGCTCACGCTCGTCTCGGTCACCCTCACGGGCATCCCGAGCCTTGTGCTCGCCCTCGAGCCCAACCGCGACCGGGTGAGGGGGAGCTTCCTCGCCAACGTGCTCTCACGGTCGGTGCCGGCCAGCGCCGGCATCGTGCTCGGCCTCGGCGCTTTGGTCCTGGCCCGCGGCGCCCTCGGGTTCGACGACGCCCAGGTCTCCACCGTGGCCACGTGCGTTGTGGCGGTTCTCGGCGTGGCGCTCATCTACGCCGTGTCGCGCCCGCTCAACGCCCTGCGCCGCACACTGCTCGCGACCATGGCCGCGGCCACGGTGCTCGGCATCACGGCGTTCGGCCCCTTCTTCGAGGTGGCTCCGTTCTCAGGGGCGATGTTGCCGTTCCTTGTCCTCGCCTCCGCCGCAGGGTGCGCCCTGTTCGCGGTGCTCTATAAAAAAGGTGGGGAGGCCACGGACAGCGGCCGCGGTCCCTACGTGAGCTTCGCGAGCTACCTTGAGGAGAGAGAGCATGCACATTCCTGA
- the aroF gene encoding 3-deoxy-7-phosphoheptulonate synthase: protein MIAVVRQSATQDQLDHFVSWLESKGFSTNVSRGSNETVVGLIGDTTTIDPFLLESMDIIEHVTRVSEPFKQANRKFHPADTVVDCGHGVLIGGGSFQVMAGPCSVEGDNLLAIAREVKEAGATMLRGGAFKPRTSPYANQGMGAEGLRLLHEAGTELGMPVVTEIMDARDVQLFEDMEVDVLQVGARNMQNFTLLKELGKLRRPVLLKRGMSATIDEWLMSAEYIMAGGNENVVLCERGVRTFETRTRNTFDTNAIAVAHHLSHLPVVGDPSHATGYTRYVVSAALAATAAGADGLEIEVHDRPEHAWSDGAQALTPKQFRNAMRRIELVRQAVTMEDE, encoded by the coding sequence ATGATTGCCGTAGTCAGGCAGAGCGCGACCCAGGACCAGCTCGACCACTTCGTCTCGTGGCTGGAGTCCAAGGGTTTCTCGACCAACGTGAGCCGGGGCAGCAACGAGACCGTGGTGGGCCTCATCGGCGACACCACCACCATCGACCCGTTCCTGCTCGAGTCCATGGACATCATCGAGCACGTGACCCGCGTCTCCGAGCCCTTCAAGCAGGCCAACCGCAAGTTCCACCCCGCCGACACCGTGGTGGACTGCGGCCACGGCGTCCTTATCGGCGGCGGCAGCTTCCAGGTCATGGCCGGCCCCTGCTCCGTGGAGGGGGACAACCTGCTCGCCATCGCCCGCGAGGTCAAGGAGGCCGGCGCCACCATGCTCCGCGGCGGCGCCTTCAAGCCGCGCACCTCCCCCTACGCCAACCAAGGCATGGGCGCCGAGGGCCTGCGCCTGCTCCACGAGGCCGGCACCGAGCTCGGCATGCCCGTGGTGACCGAGATCATGGACGCCCGCGACGTCCAGCTTTTCGAGGACATGGAGGTCGACGTCCTCCAGGTGGGCGCCCGCAACATGCAGAACTTCACGCTCCTCAAGGAGCTCGGCAAGCTGCGCCGCCCCGTCCTGCTCAAGCGCGGCATGAGCGCCACCATCGACGAGTGGCTCATGAGCGCCGAGTACATCATGGCCGGCGGCAACGAGAACGTCGTCCTCTGCGAGCGCGGCGTGCGCACGTTCGAGACCCGCACGCGCAACACCTTCGACACCAACGCCATCGCCGTGGCCCACCACCTGTCGCACCTGCCCGTGGTGGGCGACCCCAGCCACGCCACCGGCTACACCCGCTACGTGGTGTCGGCCGCCCTCGCTGCCACGGCCGCGGGCGCCGACGGCCTCGAGATCGAGGTCCACGACCGCCCGGAGCACGCCTGGTCCGACGGCGCCCAGGCCCTCACCCCCAAGCAGTTCAGGAACGCCATGCGCCGCATCGAGCTCGTGCGCCAGGCCGTGACCATGGAGGACGAGTGA
- a CDS encoding prephenate dehydrogenase, producing the protein MTATGTVVPGRVGVVGLGLIGGSFARALHRGGTEVLAWNRTRSIYELARVETVDGELEGDAVGTCELIVLTTYPAHSVAWLEEHARLVSPDAVVIDACGVKRGPCGRCLAVAREHGFAFVGAHPMAGTQYSGFAHARADLFEGAPLVLCPPPGDPVENLALLDRVAGLLAPCGFGSVTVATPEEHDGEIAHTSQLAHVVSSAYVKSPRAASRKGFSAGSWRDLTRVASLNAPMWSELFLANADNLVDEIDLIVGHLTEYRDAIAAGDREALEALLEEGNRAKEEADR; encoded by the coding sequence GTGACGGCCACGGGGACCGTGGTGCCCGGCCGCGTGGGGGTCGTGGGCCTCGGGCTCATCGGAGGCTCCTTCGCCCGGGCCCTCCACCGCGGGGGCACCGAGGTCCTGGCCTGGAACCGCACCCGCTCCATCTACGAGCTCGCCCGCGTGGAGACCGTCGACGGCGAGCTCGAGGGCGACGCCGTGGGCACCTGCGAGCTCATCGTGCTCACCACCTACCCGGCCCACTCCGTCGCGTGGCTCGAGGAGCACGCCCGCCTCGTCTCGCCCGACGCCGTGGTCATCGACGCCTGCGGCGTCAAGCGCGGCCCCTGCGGGCGCTGCCTGGCCGTCGCCCGGGAGCACGGCTTCGCCTTCGTGGGCGCGCACCCCATGGCCGGCACCCAGTACTCGGGCTTCGCCCACGCGCGCGCCGACCTCTTCGAGGGCGCCCCACTCGTGCTCTGCCCGCCCCCGGGCGACCCGGTGGAGAACCTGGCACTCCTCGACCGCGTGGCCGGCCTGCTCGCCCCCTGCGGGTTCGGGTCGGTCACCGTGGCCACGCCCGAGGAGCACGACGGGGAGATCGCCCACACCTCGCAGCTCGCCCACGTGGTGAGCAGCGCCTACGTCAAGAGTCCCCGGGCCGCCAGCCGCAAGGGGTTCTCGGCGGGGTCGTGGCGCGACCTCACCCGCGTGGCCTCGCTGAACGCCCCCATGTGGTCCGAGCTGTTCCTCGCCAACGCCGACAACCTCGTGGACGAGATCGACCTGATCGTGGGGCATCTGACCGAGTACCGCGACGCCATCGCGGCGGGCGACCGCGAGGCCCTGGAGGCCCTGCTCGAGGAGGGCAACCGCGCCAAGGAGGAGGCGGACCGATGA
- the aroB gene encoding 3-dehydroquinate synthase translates to MSETRTVHVSAPSRPYDVTVGVGLLPRVGAVCRDACGGDTAFVVTDSNVGPLYGDAVERSLAEAGYGTARFTFPAGEASKNPATLFSCLGAMADAGCTRDTTVVALGGGVTGDLAGLAAALYMRGCPVVQVPTSLLAMVDSSVGGKTAVDLPQGKNLVGAFWQPWAVVADVACLETVPGDLLLDSVGEVVKHGVLADPELFGEVTSSPVTARPLDLDRLAAVVARNVEIKRDVVDADERERGLRQTLNLGHTAGHAIEAASGFSLGHGSSVACGLAVVARGCAAEGLTDPAVADAIVAGIEACGLPVTCDASVDEVLALSRSDKKRHGDTVNLVVPVAVGRAEVVPMPFERYAAVVRRGMGG, encoded by the coding sequence ATGAGCGAGACCCGCACCGTCCACGTGAGCGCTCCGTCGCGCCCCTACGACGTCACCGTGGGCGTGGGGCTGCTGCCACGCGTGGGGGCCGTGTGCCGCGACGCCTGCGGCGGCGACACGGCCTTCGTGGTGACCGACTCCAACGTGGGGCCGCTCTACGGCGACGCCGTGGAGCGGTCGCTCGCCGAGGCCGGCTACGGCACCGCCCGCTTCACCTTCCCCGCCGGCGAGGCCTCCAAGAACCCCGCCACGCTCTTCTCCTGCCTCGGGGCCATGGCCGACGCCGGGTGCACCCGAGACACCACGGTGGTGGCCCTCGGCGGCGGCGTCACCGGCGACCTCGCCGGCCTGGCCGCGGCCCTCTACATGCGGGGCTGCCCCGTGGTGCAGGTGCCGACGAGCCTGCTGGCCATGGTGGACTCCTCCGTCGGCGGCAAGACGGCCGTCGACCTCCCCCAGGGAAAGAACCTCGTGGGCGCCTTCTGGCAGCCCTGGGCCGTGGTGGCCGACGTCGCCTGCCTCGAGACCGTGCCCGGGGACCTGCTGCTCGACTCCGTGGGCGAGGTCGTGAAGCACGGCGTCCTGGCAGACCCGGAGCTGTTCGGGGAGGTCACCTCCTCCCCCGTCACGGCGCGTCCGCTCGACCTCGACCGCCTGGCCGCCGTGGTGGCCCGCAACGTGGAGATCAAGCGCGACGTCGTGGACGCCGACGAGCGCGAGCGCGGCCTGCGCCAGACGCTCAACCTGGGGCACACCGCCGGCCACGCCATCGAGGCCGCCAGCGGCTTCTCCCTGGGCCACGGCTCCTCCGTGGCCTGCGGGCTCGCCGTGGTGGCCCGGGGTTGCGCCGCCGAGGGGCTCACGGACCCGGCCGTGGCCGACGCCATCGTCGCCGGGATCGAGGCCTGCGGGCTGCCCGTGACCTGCGACGCGTCGGTGGACGAGGTCCTCGCCCTCTCCCGCTCCGACAAGAAGCGCCACGGCGACACCGTGAACCTCGTTGTGCCCGTGGCCGTCGGCAGGGCCGAGGTCGTTCCCATGCCCTTCGAGCGCTACGCCGCCGTCGTGCGGCGGGGCATGGGGGGCTGA
- the aroA gene encoding 3-phosphoshikimate 1-carboxyvinyltransferase → MDLVVGPGPLQGGVHAPSSKSVAHRALVCAAASSAPTFVECTDTSQDIDATARCLAALGASVEAVPGRGFSVSPVPDAVTGPVTLDCGESGSTLRFMVPFAAALGADATFVGARRLLERPMAPLEDALAAHGVSVSRGDGRLRATGRMTQGTYAMPGDVSSQFVSGILMASPLVGGPVSVDVSGPVASAPYIALTASVMAGFGRPVSAEGRAAGTVYAADGTGRLVAPGGTVEVEGDWSNAAFWLVAGALGSEVAVTGVDRTSAQGDRAVTAALALLGASVSQGARWASASVGEPRAATLDVEQTPDLVPPLAVAAALAPGTSRITGTARLRIKESDRVATVAACLRAVGADVSVEGDDILVHGGAPLPGGAVDAANDHRIAMMAAVAATRCEGPVTIRGAECVAKSYPRFFDDYAALGGTVREVRP, encoded by the coding sequence GTGGACCTCGTCGTCGGACCGGGCCCGCTCCAGGGCGGTGTGCACGCGCCCTCGAGCAAGTCCGTCGCCCACCGCGCCCTCGTCTGCGCGGCCGCGTCGTCCGCGCCCACGTTCGTGGAGTGCACGGACACCTCCCAGGACATCGACGCCACGGCCCGGTGCCTCGCCGCCCTCGGGGCGTCCGTCGAGGCTGTGCCGGGCCGCGGGTTCTCCGTCTCCCCCGTCCCCGACGCCGTGACGGGGCCCGTGACACTCGACTGCGGCGAGTCGGGGTCCACCCTTCGCTTCATGGTCCCCTTCGCGGCGGCCCTCGGCGCCGACGCCACGTTCGTGGGCGCCCGCCGGCTCCTCGAGCGCCCCATGGCGCCCCTCGAGGACGCCCTGGCCGCCCACGGCGTCTCCGTGTCCCGCGGCGACGGGCGCCTGCGCGCCACCGGGCGCATGACCCAGGGCACGTACGCCATGCCGGGCGACGTCAGCTCGCAGTTCGTCTCGGGCATCCTCATGGCCTCCCCCCTCGTGGGGGGGCCGGTGTCCGTGGACGTCTCCGGCCCCGTGGCGTCCGCCCCCTACATCGCGCTCACCGCCTCGGTCATGGCGGGCTTCGGCCGCCCGGTCTCCGCCGAGGGCCGCGCCGCCGGCACCGTCTACGCCGCCGACGGCACCGGCCGGCTCGTGGCGCCGGGCGGCACCGTGGAGGTGGAGGGCGACTGGTCCAACGCCGCGTTCTGGCTCGTGGCGGGGGCCTTGGGCTCCGAGGTCGCCGTCACCGGCGTCGACCGCACGAGCGCCCAGGGGGACCGCGCCGTCACGGCGGCCCTGGCCCTCCTCGGCGCCTCGGTCTCCCAGGGCGCCCGGTGGGCCTCCGCCTCCGTGGGCGAGCCGCGCGCCGCCACCCTCGACGTCGAGCAGACCCCCGACCTCGTGCCGCCCCTGGCCGTGGCCGCCGCGCTCGCCCCGGGAACGTCCCGCATCACAGGCACGGCCCGGCTCCGCATCAAGGAGTCCGACCGGGTGGCCACTGTCGCCGCATGCCTCCGGGCCGTGGGCGCCGACGTCTCCGTGGAGGGCGACGACATCCTCGTCCACGGCGGCGCGCCCCTCCCGGGCGGCGCCGTGGACGCCGCCAACGACCACCGCATCGCCATGATGGCCGCCGTGGCGGCCACGCGCTGCGAGGGGCCCGTGACCATCAGGGGGGCCGAGTGCGTGGCCAAGAGCTACCCCCGGTTCTTCGACGACTACGCCGCCCTCGGCGGCACCGTGAGGGAGGTGCGCCCGTGA
- the aroC gene encoding chorismate synthase, with protein sequence MSSTIGTSVRCTVFGQSHSEAIGCVVEGLPAGFRPDMGRLARFMARRAPGRDPWSTPRREADAPRIVSGLNPDGETCGAPLCAIVANTNTRSSDYEELRRVPRPGHADWPVQVRWEGFQDVAGGGHFSGRLTAPLCVAGGICLQMLEGRGVSVAAHLAEVAGVADEPLVYRLDAPGAEAALRAQMAALADAAFPVLDAEAGEAMRAAVEEARAGLDSVGGVVECVATGLPAGVGSPMFDGVENLLARALFGIPAVKGVEFGSGFRAASMRGSEHNDPYVPGARGPQPAKNDAGGILGGLTTGAPLRVAVAVKPTSSIGRPQRSVDVATGEAAELRVRGRHDPCIAPRAVPVVEAVCALVLMDALVTFSPRDAVWRPGN encoded by the coding sequence GTGAGCTCCACCATCGGCACCTCGGTGCGCTGCACCGTCTTCGGCCAGTCCCACTCCGAGGCCATCGGCTGCGTCGTCGAGGGACTGCCCGCCGGCTTCCGACCCGACATGGGGCGCCTCGCGCGCTTCATGGCCCGCAGGGCCCCCGGCCGCGACCCGTGGTCCACGCCGCGCAGGGAGGCCGACGCCCCGCGCATCGTCTCGGGCCTCAACCCCGACGGCGAGACCTGCGGAGCGCCCCTCTGCGCCATCGTCGCGAACACGAACACCCGCAGCTCCGACTACGAGGAGCTCCGGCGCGTGCCGCGCCCCGGCCATGCCGACTGGCCCGTCCAGGTGCGCTGGGAGGGGTTCCAGGACGTCGCCGGCGGCGGCCACTTCTCCGGCCGCCTCACCGCCCCCCTCTGCGTCGCCGGCGGCATCTGCCTCCAGATGCTCGAGGGGCGCGGCGTCTCCGTGGCCGCCCACCTCGCCGAGGTCGCGGGCGTGGCCGACGAGCCCCTCGTCTACCGCCTCGACGCCCCGGGCGCGGAGGCCGCCCTCCGGGCCCAGATGGCCGCCCTCGCCGACGCCGCCTTCCCCGTCCTCGACGCCGAGGCGGGCGAGGCCATGAGGGCGGCCGTCGAGGAGGCGCGGGCGGGCCTCGACTCCGTGGGCGGCGTCGTGGAGTGCGTGGCCACGGGCCTGCCCGCCGGCGTGGGCTCGCCCATGTTCGACGGCGTCGAGAACCTCCTCGCCCGGGCGCTCTTCGGCATCCCGGCCGTCAAGGGCGTGGAGTTCGGCAGCGGGTTCCGGGCCGCCTCCATGCGCGGCAGCGAGCACAACGACCCCTACGTCCCAGGCGCCCGCGGCCCCCAGCCCGCCAAGAACGACGCCGGCGGCATCCTCGGCGGCCTCACCACGGGCGCGCCGCTGCGCGTGGCCGTGGCCGTCAAGCCCACGTCCTCCATCGGGCGCCCCCAGCGCTCGGTCGACGTCGCGACGGGCGAGGCGGCCGAGCTCCGCGTCAGGGGGCGTCACGACCCCTGCATCGCCCCCCGGGCCGTCCCCGTGGTCGAGGCCGTCTGCGCCCTCGTCCTCATGGACGCCCTCGTCACGTTCTCCCCCCGCGACGCCGTCTGGCGCCCCGGCAACTGA
- a CDS encoding bifunctional chorismate mutase/prephenate dehydratase has product MADLSQIRERIDAVDSQLLDLFSQRMALTDEVAAYKAGRGLPVLDRARERAKIAEVSEAAPEGVRDYAVVLFNLLMEVSRANQSAYVSGNADLVEAIERARRDTPDLFPRTAFVACQGVEGAYSQLAADKLFKHADLSFFSTFEGVFKAVDQGFCQYGVLPFENSTAGTVNQVYDLMGAYDFHIVRTVRLKVDHNLLAKPGCTLEAVTDIYSHQQAIDQCADFLASLEGVTVHMVENTAVAAKMVADGDNPGAAALGSRSAAEVYGLETVRRAVQDLGGNYTRFACISKNLEIYPGADRTSLSAVVANRPGSLYKVLARFYSLDINLVKLESRPLPDRDFDYLFYFDVDCPVAAPEFTRLVGSLDDVCEEFRYLGSYSEEV; this is encoded by the coding sequence ATGGCAGACCTCTCCCAGATCCGCGAGCGCATCGACGCCGTCGACAGCCAGCTCCTCGACCTCTTCTCCCAGCGCATGGCGCTCACCGACGAGGTGGCCGCCTACAAGGCCGGGCGCGGCCTGCCCGTGCTCGACCGCGCCCGCGAACGCGCGAAGATCGCCGAGGTCTCCGAGGCGGCCCCCGAGGGCGTCCGCGACTATGCCGTGGTGCTCTTCAACCTCCTCATGGAGGTGTCGCGGGCCAACCAGTCCGCCTACGTCTCGGGCAACGCCGACCTCGTCGAGGCCATCGAGCGGGCGCGCCGCGACACCCCCGACCTCTTCCCCCGCACGGCCTTCGTGGCCTGCCAGGGCGTGGAGGGGGCCTACTCCCAGCTGGCGGCCGACAAGCTCTTCAAGCACGCCGACCTCTCGTTCTTCTCGACGTTCGAGGGCGTCTTCAAGGCCGTCGACCAGGGCTTCTGCCAGTACGGCGTGCTGCCGTTCGAGAACTCCACGGCCGGCACCGTCAACCAGGTCTACGACCTCATGGGCGCCTACGACTTCCACATCGTGCGGACCGTGCGCCTCAAGGTGGACCACAACCTGCTCGCCAAGCCCGGCTGCACCCTCGAGGCCGTGACGGACATCTACTCCCACCAGCAGGCCATCGACCAGTGCGCCGACTTCCTGGCCTCCCTGGAGGGCGTGACCGTGCACATGGTCGAGAACACCGCCGTGGCCGCCAAGATGGTGGCCGACGGCGACAACCCCGGGGCCGCCGCCCTCGGCAGCCGGAGCGCCGCCGAGGTCTACGGCCTGGAGACCGTGCGCCGCGCCGTGCAGGACCTGGGCGGCAACTACACGCGCTTCGCCTGCATCTCCAAGAACCTCGAGATCTACCCCGGCGCCGACCGCACCTCGCTCTCGGCCGTGGTCGCCAACCGCCCCGGGTCCCTCTACAAGGTGCTGGCCCGCTTCTACTCGCTGGACATCAACCTCGTGAAGCTCGAGAGCCGCCCCCTCCCCGACCGCGACTTCGACTACCTGTTCTACTTCGACGTCGACTGCCCCGTGGCCGCGCCCGAGTTCACCCGCCTCGTCGGCTCCCTCGACGACGTCTGCGAGGAGTTCCGCTACCTGGGCTCCTACTCCGAGGAGGTCTAG
- a CDS encoding shikimate kinase has protein sequence MTGREVIAPAADAVAEALAAGRAVRDAEQGPAPEDAPYGLLGGALGHSWSPRIHRELGSFPYALHALPDPADAADLVRSGDWRGLNVTIPHKRLAAEAADVRTPFVEAHGAANTLVRLDDGRVLADNTDPWGFAFLLDGFLRRHMGADASWLRGRKAVVLGTGGASEAVGSVLSEAGAEVARISRSGGPGHGYGTLVEDHGDAALLVNTTPVGMYPACPASPLPAGILGAMEGLRGVLDIVYNPLRTGLVLDARDAGIPAEGGLVMLVAQALRSSELWQGVGLDHDLVGRIAGELERGSMNVFFIGMPGCGKTGAARRLARMVQRPFVDLDDAFEMEYGETPAACIARDGEAAFRDRETAVLAAHGADTGLVVACGGGVVCRPENRRLMEQNGTVVMLDRPLDQLSRNDRPLTAARGVEALAAERMPLYREWADLEVRCTGSAEGDAVLVRSLLGL, from the coding sequence ATGACGGGTCGCGAGGTCATAGCGCCCGCCGCCGACGCGGTGGCGGAGGCGCTCGCCGCGGGGCGGGCCGTGCGCGACGCCGAGCAGGGACCCGCCCCCGAGGACGCCCCCTACGGGCTCCTCGGCGGCGCCCTCGGCCACTCGTGGTCGCCCCGGATCCACCGGGAGCTGGGAAGCTTCCCCTACGCCCTCCACGCGCTGCCGGACCCCGCGGACGCCGCGGACCTCGTCCGCAGCGGCGACTGGCGCGGCCTCAACGTCACCATCCCCCACAAGCGCCTGGCCGCCGAGGCGGCCGACGTCCGCACGCCCTTCGTCGAGGCCCACGGCGCGGCCAACACGCTTGTGCGCCTCGACGACGGGCGCGTCCTCGCCGACAACACGGACCCGTGGGGTTTCGCCTTCCTCCTCGACGGCTTCCTGCGGCGCCACATGGGGGCCGACGCCTCATGGCTCCGAGGGCGCAAGGCCGTGGTGCTCGGGACCGGCGGCGCCTCCGAGGCCGTGGGCTCCGTGCTGTCCGAGGCCGGCGCCGAGGTGGCCCGCATCAGCCGCTCCGGGGGCCCGGGCCACGGCTACGGGACCCTCGTGGAGGACCACGGCGACGCGGCCCTGCTCGTGAACACGACGCCGGTGGGGATGTACCCCGCGTGCCCGGCGTCGCCCCTCCCCGCCGGCATCCTCGGGGCCATGGAGGGGCTTCGGGGGGTCCTCGACATCGTCTACAACCCGCTGCGTACCGGGCTCGTGCTCGACGCCCGTGACGCCGGCATCCCCGCCGAGGGCGGCCTCGTCATGCTCGTCGCCCAGGCCCTCCGCTCGAGCGAGCTCTGGCAGGGCGTGGGGCTCGACCACGACCTCGTGGGGCGGATCGCCGGCGAGCTGGAGCGCGGGTCCATGAACGTGTTCTTCATCGGCATGCCGGGCTGCGGGAAGACCGGCGCCGCCCGCAGGCTCGCGCGCATGGTCCAGCGCCCCTTCGTCGACCTCGACGACGCCTTCGAGATGGAGTACGGCGAGACGCCGGCAGCGTGCATCGCCCGCGACGGCGAGGCGGCCTTCCGCGACCGGGAGACCGCGGTGCTCGCCGCCCATGGCGCCGACACCGGCCTCGTCGTGGCCTGCGGGGGCGGCGTGGTGTGCCGCCCGGAGAACCGCCGCCTCATGGAGCAGAACGGCACGGTCGTCATGCTCGACCGCCCGCTCGACCAGCTCTCCCGCAACGACCGGCCGCTCACCGCGGCCAGGGGCGTGGAGGCGCTGGCCGCCGAGCGCATGCCCCTCTACCGGGAGTGGGCCGACCTCGAGGTGCGCTGCACCGGCTCGGCCGAGGGCGACGCCGTGCTCGTGAGGTCCCTGCTCGGCCTCTGA